The Candidatus Woesearchaeota archaeon genome contains a region encoding:
- a CDS encoding ATP-binding protein produces MKRKLYQKLLKEKDSKKISIIIGPRQVGKTTLLKQLHEELGGLYVDFDILENVERFETYTKFINSLQLEGYNEKKQFCLFIDEFQKYTDLTKILKNIYDNHKNIKIYATGSSSITIKNNIQESLAGRKILHKIYPLDFEEFLTFKEINPDKLERLTKFKGDLPKTEYKKEIEEFMQYGGYPEVVLSKNKKEILASIFDTFIKKDLVDYLNIKEILGVKKLIQYLAINNGGKLNITDISQQLNLTREQIENYLEVLEETFILKRVTPFFTNKNKEIVKAYKEYFIDPGVRNYFCNNFNEMNIRNDRGFLFETFILGEIIKNSDYEIKFWQDKQKHEVDFIIDKIHEQIGLEIKYKEKLKAEDYQGIKYIKEKIKRCYIINLIKQDEKHILPFSTRQIVE; encoded by the coding sequence ACTCCTAAAAGAAAAAGATTCAAAAAAAATTTCAATAATTATCGGTCCAAGACAAGTAGGAAAAACAACTCTTCTAAAACAACTTCACGAAGAATTAGGAGGCCTATATGTAGATTTTGACATACTTGAAAATGTAGAACGATTTGAAACATATACTAAATTCATAAATTCGCTTCAATTAGAAGGTTATAACGAAAAGAAACAATTTTGTTTATTTATAGATGAATTTCAGAAGTACACAGATCTTACAAAAATTCTAAAAAATATATACGATAATCATAAAAACATTAAAATTTACGCTACAGGTTCATCATCAATAACAATAAAAAACAACATACAAGAATCTTTAGCTGGCAGAAAAATACTACACAAAATATATCCTTTAGATTTTGAAGAATTTTTAACATTTAAAGAAATAAATCCAGATAAATTAGAAAGATTAACTAAATTCAAAGGAGATCTCCCTAAAACAGAATACAAAAAAGAAATAGAAGAATTCATGCAATACGGCGGATACCCAGAAGTAGTCTTAAGTAAAAACAAAAAAGAAATTCTCGCAAGCATTTTTGACACATTCATAAAAAAAGACCTCGTAGATTATCTTAACATAAAAGAAATACTCGGAGTAAAAAAACTCATACAATACCTAGCAATAAACAACGGTGGAAAGCTAAACATAACAGATATTTCACAACAATTAAACTTAACAAGAGAACAAATCGAAAATTATCTTGAAGTATTAGAAGAAACATTCATTCTAAAAAGAGTTACTCCATTCTTTACTAATAAGAATAAAGAGATAGTTAAAGCATATAAAGAATACTTTATAGACCCAGGAGTAAGAAACTACTTTTGCAACAACTTCAACGAAATGAACATAAGAAATGATAGAGGATTCTTATTTGAAACATTTATTTTAGGAGAAATAATAAAAAACTCTGATTATGAAATCAAATTTTGGCAAGACAAACAAAAACACGAAGTGGATTTTATAATTGACAAAATACACGAACAAATTGGACTAGAAATAAAATACAAAGAAAAACTTAAAGCAGAAGATTATCAAGGAATTAAATATATAAAAGAAAAAATAAAAAGATGCTACATAATTAATTTAATAAAACAAGATGAAAAACACATATTACCATTCTCAACTAGACAAATAGTAGAATAA